A section of the Methanoregula sp. genome encodes:
- a CDS encoding HEAT repeat domain-containing protein, with translation MEFIPRFFRQKRLLYLMVPIVVELAFFDRFNPAELLRPDVKKLTERGDIAGLARLLEHKEPQVQYEAAEALGNLGDEKAVGPLITALKRDEFSGVRWKAAEALSKLGNPAVGPLIAALQYPDDDVRWKAAIALGEIGNPDAIDPLIALLADDDRFVRSRAAHALSMIGEIAVGHLIQALKSGDPATRRGAALALGKIKNASAVEPLILALADEQAMVRAEAAAALASIGTPALGPLLGFLKGAKGETRIEVMTALGELKNADAIEPLVQLLENADDDERQAIADAIDAILIPAVEPLVCRIRDGTPKKECNLRK, from the coding sequence ATGGAATTCATTCCGCGGTTTTTCCGGCAGAAACGCCTCCTTTACCTTATGGTGCCCATTGTGGTGGAACTGGCTTTTTTTGACCGTTTCAATCCCGCGGAACTTCTTAGGCCGGATGTAAAAAAACTCACGGAGCGAGGGGATATTGCAGGTCTTGCCCGCCTGTTGGAACATAAGGAACCCCAGGTCCAGTACGAGGCCGCAGAAGCGCTGGGAAACCTCGGCGACGAAAAAGCGGTCGGGCCGCTCATCACTGCATTAAAGCGGGACGAGTTCAGCGGTGTGCGGTGGAAAGCGGCAGAAGCGCTCTCAAAGCTGGGAAATCCTGCAGTAGGGCCGCTCATCGCAGCACTCCAGTACCCGGATGATGATGTCCGCTGGAAAGCCGCAATTGCGCTTGGTGAGATCGGGAACCCGGATGCCATCGATCCTCTCATCGCGCTCCTTGCCGATGACGACCGGTTTGTGAGAAGCCGGGCTGCACATGCACTCAGCATGATCGGTGAAATAGCAGTCGGGCACCTCATCCAAGCACTTAAATCAGGGGATCCGGCTACGCGGCGGGGGGCGGCACTGGCACTGGGAAAAATTAAAAATGCCAGTGCCGTTGAACCGCTGATCCTTGCACTCGCGGATGAACAGGCTATGGTCAGGGCAGAAGCTGCAGCTGCGCTCGCATCCATCGGCACTCCTGCTCTTGGTCCCCTGCTGGGTTTTTTAAAGGGCGCAAAGGGAGAGACCCGTATCGAAGTGATGACTGCACTCGGGGAGCTGAAAAACGCAGATGCAATCGAGCCTCTTGTCCAGCTCCTCGAGAATGCGGATGATGATGAGCGGCAGGCAATAGCCGATGCAATCGACGCTATCCTGATCCCGGCGGTTGAACCGCTGGTGTGCAGGATACGGGATGGAACCCCAAAAAAAGAATGCAATCTGAGAAAATGA
- a CDS encoding HEAT repeat domain-containing protein encodes MAQQKPPTDPQMSDEQQIDKLIAALGDPSIDIRHAAVQALGDCGEPAIPLLIKALANSPDNDHRWYAAVALSRIGIPAITPLIAAMRVNRETDFRRYAAAALGNTGVPAIEPLIDAMRSDDADLRGYLSRALCRIGKPAVEPLTRRLDDADAVLRTCASLTLWQMGETGLPAMVEKIQGDEDKS; translated from the coding sequence ATGGCACAGCAGAAACCCCCTACCGATCCGCAAATGTCCGATGAGCAGCAGATCGACAAACTCATTGCAGCACTCGGAGACCCGTCGATTGATATACGGCATGCAGCGGTACAGGCACTCGGGGACTGTGGGGAACCTGCGATCCCACTCCTGATCAAGGCACTTGCGAATTCGCCGGACAATGATCATCGCTGGTATGCGGCAGTTGCCCTCTCCCGTATAGGCATACCGGCAATCACCCCGCTGATCGCTGCGATGCGGGTGAACCGGGAAACGGATTTCCGGCGCTATGCCGCAGCTGCGCTCGGGAACACAGGTGTCCCTGCCATTGAACCCCTGATCGATGCAATGCGAAGCGATGATGCGGATCTGCGGGGGTATCTCTCGCGGGCGCTCTGCCGGATCGGAAAACCCGCCGTTGAACCCCTCACACGGCGGCTGGACGATGCTGATGCAGTACTCCGCACCTGTGCTTCCCTGACTCTCTGGCAGATGGGCGAGACCGGGTTGCCCGCGATGGTCGAGAAGATCCAGGGCGATGAGGATAAGAGCTGA
- a CDS encoding DNA-directed DNA polymerase II large subunit, protein MLVLSPDMEAYEKSLMEGLHHAIAIAKEARSRGLDPSLDVEIPIASDLADRVEALLGIKGVAVRIRELEAQMSREEIALRIGDDFVARKFGETSVDEILDHSIRTAMALLTEGVVAAPTEGIAKIELGKNDDGSQYLMIFYAGPIRSAGGTAQALSVLVGDYVRQKLGINRYIPRQEEVERYIEEIRQYNSIMNLQYLPSEAEIRLIIENCPVCIDGEATEQEEVSGHRNLERVETNTVRGGMALVIGEGIAGKARKLKSRVEKMKMEGWDWLDKLIAGASKSGDEEKTVGIKPLDKYLRDLIGGRPVFAYPMRKGGFRLRYGRSRNTGFAAAGFHPATLYVLGEFLATGTQMKTERPGKACGVVPVDSIEGPTVRLTGGDVLRIDDEATAKRLQPAIERILDVGEILISYGEFLENNHPLVPSGYCDEWWLLESEPGTKSPKDEGEAIAFARAGGYLHPAYTWFWDDITLDQIRTLADAVAGTGKIVDDHLQLPLEPLTKDILETLLLPHIVRDGRVKIHLYRAFIACLGLDDTLKKRGVWTNAPDTNQLALVQHLSGFKMRSRSGTRIGGRMGRPGKSKPRKMNPPPHVLFPLGDTGGARRSFQSASSHIEQEDQNDTEIGIQKECGIIEIEVGRRRCSECQEMTYLNRCDKCGGHTVAVFTCTKCGRETTLPRCPGCDGQATCSQRLKLDVKGEYARVMARLGMKTDAVALVKGVKGMISKEKSVEAMEKGVLRGIRNIWVFKDGTTRFDMIDLPLTHIRPDEVRVPVEKLRSLGYTRDTHGYDLQNGKQVVELHAQDLLVSDSCAEYMVSVAKFMDDLLVKVYGLPPFYNIEKPDDLVGHLVIGLAPHTSAGVLARIIGFTRADVGYAHPFFHAAKRRNCFFGDTLIEVYDRKSWTRHPIRKFVLENFDVSRPGIDQLGTYYSDPARPYYTRTIDTNGVMHLRKVTTVSIHRSPATLLRITTAMGKDIAVTPDHAMLVWDTAYLRKIRALELKVGDAVPVLEGMNVISDRIRAIDIVPAPDERVYCLTVADDHTLVANGIFTGQCDGDEDCIMLLLDGLINFSRSFLPQNRGGSMDAPLVLTSRIDPAQIDKEALNVDVCDHYPIEVYTGALNYIEPKTIVKLIDRVENRIGTPAQLEGFQFTHDTSDISAGPIESMYTQLKTMTDKLEAELVLAEKIRAVDADDVAERVLNTHFIRDLMGNLSAFSKQKFRCTKCNTSYRRMPLAGKCVKFKGKHPCNGNIIPTVHEGSVKKYLEMSREICRKYKVSEYTKQRVEVIDLAIQSTFGEEKEQQLGLADFM, encoded by the coding sequence ATGTTAGTGCTCTCGCCCGACATGGAGGCTTATGAAAAGTCCCTCATGGAGGGTCTGCATCACGCGATAGCGATAGCAAAGGAAGCCCGTTCCCGTGGCCTCGACCCTTCTCTTGATGTCGAAATCCCCATAGCCAGCGATCTTGCCGACCGGGTGGAGGCGCTGCTCGGGATCAAAGGGGTAGCGGTGCGGATCCGCGAACTCGAAGCGCAGATGTCGCGTGAGGAGATCGCGCTCCGTATCGGTGACGACTTTGTTGCCCGGAAGTTCGGGGAGACCTCTGTTGATGAGATTCTCGATCATTCCATCCGTACGGCGATGGCCCTGCTCACCGAAGGTGTCGTTGCGGCCCCCACTGAAGGGATTGCAAAGATCGAGCTTGGCAAGAATGACGATGGCAGCCAGTACCTGATGATCTTCTATGCAGGACCGATCCGGAGTGCCGGCGGGACAGCACAGGCACTCTCGGTGCTGGTCGGGGATTATGTCCGCCAGAAACTGGGTATCAACCGGTACATCCCCCGGCAGGAAGAAGTGGAGCGGTACATCGAGGAGATCCGGCAGTACAACTCGATCATGAACCTCCAGTACCTGCCGAGCGAGGCGGAGATCCGGCTCATCATCGAGAACTGCCCGGTCTGCATCGACGGCGAAGCCACCGAGCAGGAAGAGGTATCCGGGCACCGGAACCTCGAGCGGGTTGAGACCAATACCGTGCGGGGGGGTATGGCGCTCGTTATCGGGGAAGGTATCGCCGGCAAGGCCCGCAAGCTCAAGAGCCGTGTCGAGAAGATGAAGATGGAGGGCTGGGACTGGCTCGACAAGCTCATTGCCGGCGCCTCGAAGTCCGGCGATGAGGAGAAAACCGTTGGCATCAAGCCGCTGGACAAGTATCTCCGCGACCTGATCGGCGGGAGACCGGTCTTTGCCTACCCGATGAGAAAAGGCGGCTTCAGGCTCCGGTACGGCCGTTCACGCAATACCGGGTTTGCCGCTGCCGGTTTTCACCCGGCTACCCTGTATGTGCTGGGCGAGTTCCTTGCCACCGGCACCCAGATGAAGACCGAGCGGCCGGGCAAGGCCTGCGGTGTGGTGCCGGTGGATTCGATCGAAGGCCCGACCGTGCGCCTGACCGGTGGCGACGTTCTCCGGATCGATGACGAAGCCACGGCAAAGCGGCTCCAGCCCGCGATCGAGAGGATTCTCGATGTGGGCGAGATCCTCATCTCGTACGGGGAATTTTTAGAGAACAACCACCCGCTCGTGCCCTCCGGCTACTGCGACGAATGGTGGCTCCTCGAAAGCGAACCGGGCACAAAATCCCCAAAAGATGAGGGGGAGGCTATCGCCTTTGCCCGGGCGGGGGGGTACCTCCATCCCGCATACACGTGGTTCTGGGACGATATCACTCTGGACCAGATCCGTACGCTTGCCGATGCTGTTGCGGGTACCGGGAAGATTGTCGATGATCATCTCCAGCTCCCGCTTGAACCCTTGACCAAGGATATCCTCGAAACCCTCCTCCTTCCCCATATCGTGCGGGACGGGCGCGTGAAGATCCACCTGTACCGGGCATTCATCGCCTGCCTCGGGCTGGATGATACCCTGAAAAAACGCGGGGTCTGGACCAATGCCCCGGATACTAACCAGCTTGCTCTCGTCCAGCACCTTTCCGGCTTTAAGATGCGTTCCCGTTCGGGGACACGGATCGGCGGGCGCATGGGGAGACCGGGCAAATCCAAGCCCCGGAAGATGAATCCTCCCCCGCATGTCCTCTTTCCCCTCGGCGATACCGGGGGTGCCCGGCGCTCGTTCCAGTCTGCGTCCTCCCATATCGAACAGGAGGACCAGAACGATACCGAGATCGGCATCCAGAAGGAATGCGGGATCATCGAGATCGAAGTTGGCCGCAGGCGCTGCTCCGAGTGCCAGGAGATGACCTATCTCAACCGGTGCGACAAGTGCGGGGGACATACGGTTGCGGTCTTCACCTGCACCAAATGCGGCAGGGAGACCACTCTGCCCCGGTGTCCCGGCTGTGACGGCCAGGCCACCTGCTCCCAGCGGCTCAAACTGGATGTGAAAGGGGAATATGCCAGGGTGATGGCCCGCCTCGGGATGAAGACCGATGCCGTCGCGCTCGTCAAGGGCGTCAAGGGCATGATCTCGAAGGAGAAATCTGTCGAGGCGATGGAGAAGGGAGTATTGCGGGGGATACGGAACATCTGGGTCTTTAAGGACGGGACCACCCGGTTTGACATGATCGACCTGCCGCTCACCCACATCCGGCCCGATGAGGTGCGGGTACCGGTCGAGAAACTCCGCTCGCTGGGCTACACCAGGGACACGCACGGGTACGATCTCCAGAACGGTAAGCAGGTGGTCGAACTCCATGCACAGGATCTCCTTGTCTCGGATTCCTGCGCCGAGTATATGGTGAGTGTGGCAAAGTTCATGGACGACCTGCTCGTGAAAGTCTACGGCCTTCCCCCGTTCTACAACATCGAGAAACCCGACGATCTCGTGGGGCATCTCGTCATAGGCCTTGCCCCGCATACGAGTGCCGGGGTGCTTGCCCGGATCATCGGGTTCACCCGAGCGGACGTTGGCTATGCCCACCCGTTCTTCCATGCCGCCAAGCGGCGCAACTGCTTCTTTGGCGATACCTTGATCGAGGTATATGACAGGAAGTCATGGACCCGGCACCCGATCCGGAAGTTTGTGCTGGAAAACTTCGACGTGAGTCGCCCGGGCATCGACCAGCTCGGCACCTACTACTCGGACCCGGCCCGCCCGTATTATACCCGCACCATCGATACAAACGGCGTGATGCACCTCCGGAAGGTCACTACGGTCTCCATCCACCGCTCCCCGGCTACCCTGCTCCGGATCACGACGGCAATGGGCAAGGATATCGCTGTCACGCCCGATCACGCGATGCTCGTTTGGGACACCGCATACCTCCGGAAGATCCGGGCGCTCGAACTCAAGGTCGGGGACGCAGTGCCGGTGCTGGAGGGGATGAACGTGATCTCGGACCGCATCCGGGCCATCGACATTGTGCCGGCACCTGACGAGCGGGTCTACTGCCTGACTGTTGCCGATGACCATACGCTGGTCGCAAACGGCATCTTCACCGGACAGTGCGACGGGGATGAGGACTGCATCATGCTGCTGCTCGACGGGCTGATCAACTTCTCGCGCTCGTTCCTGCCCCAGAACCGGGGCGGGTCGATGGATGCCCCGCTTGTGCTGACGAGCCGGATCGATCCTGCCCAGATCGACAAGGAAGCCCTGAACGTCGATGTCTGCGACCATTACCCGATCGAGGTGTACACAGGGGCACTCAATTATATCGAGCCAAAGACGATTGTGAAACTCATCGACCGGGTTGAGAACCGGATCGGCACTCCCGCCCAGCTCGAGGGATTCCAGTTCACCCACGACACGTCGGATATCTCGGCAGGCCCTATCGAATCGATGTACACCCAGCTCAAGACGATGACTGACAAGCTCGAGGCCGAACTGGTGCTGGCAGAGAAGATCCGGGCGGTCGATGCCGACGATGTGGCCGAGCGGGTGCTCAACACGCATTTCATCCGCGACCTGATGGGCAACCTGTCGGCGTTCTCGAAGCAGAAGTTCCGGTGCACGAAGTGCAACACGAGCTACCGCCGGATGCCGCTTGCCGGCAAGTGCGTCAAGTTCAAGGGCAAGCACCCGTGCAATGGCAACATCATCCCCACGGTGCACGAAGGCTCGGTGAAGAAATATCTTGAGATGTCACGGGAGATCTGCCGGAAATACAAGGTCTCGGAGTACACCAAGCAGCGGGTCGAGGTTATCGACCTTGCCATCCAGTCCACGTTTGGCGAGGAGAAAGAGCAGCAGCTGGGCTTGGCGGATTTCATGTGA
- a CDS encoding cation diffusion facilitator family transporter, protein MVHTHRDYKKNLQLALAITALFFIVELAGGMISGSLALVSDAGHMFSDVLALILSLGAITLSTQLPSKERTYGFLRAEIFAAFINSLLLMAVSGIILWEAWQRLLNPAPIESGLMGAVAVTGLIANIAVAFLLHGSHNLNVKSAFLHVIGDAVSSVAVIAAAVWIAFTGQVLVDPILSGFIAVLIIVSAAGILRETIAILLQFAPGSVDFDALIADMTAVEGVAGVHHVHIWSLSSDIHVLDAHIYSCEPDVVKIGEMKQEIRKRLEKYHIHHSTLEVECEECKHCSIMEPVNGHRE, encoded by the coding sequence ATGGTCCACACGCACCGGGATTATAAGAAAAATCTGCAGTTAGCACTGGCCATCACAGCCCTCTTTTTTATCGTCGAACTCGCTGGTGGCATGATCTCGGGTTCGCTTGCGCTGGTCAGCGATGCCGGCCACATGTTCAGCGACGTACTGGCGCTCATCCTTTCTCTGGGAGCGATCACGCTCTCAACACAGCTCCCCTCCAAGGAACGGACGTACGGGTTCCTGCGGGCGGAGATTTTTGCAGCCTTTATCAATTCCCTGCTGCTGATGGCAGTAAGCGGGATCATCTTATGGGAAGCCTGGCAGCGGTTGCTGAACCCCGCACCGATTGAGAGCGGTCTCATGGGTGCTGTTGCCGTGACCGGTCTTATTGCCAATATAGCTGTTGCGTTCCTGCTGCACGGAAGCCACAACCTGAATGTGAAGAGTGCCTTTTTGCATGTAATCGGTGACGCGGTTTCTTCGGTTGCGGTGATTGCCGCAGCAGTCTGGATCGCGTTTACCGGGCAGGTGCTCGTCGATCCCATCCTTTCGGGATTCATCGCGGTCCTGATCATTGTCTCGGCTGCCGGCATCCTGCGCGAGACTATTGCAATCCTCCTCCAGTTCGCACCGGGATCTGTGGACTTTGACGCGCTCATTGCAGATATGACGGCAGTTGAGGGAGTTGCCGGTGTGCACCACGTCCACATCTGGAGCCTCAGCTCCGATATCCACGTGCTCGACGCCCATATCTATTCCTGTGAACCGGATGTGGTTAAAATCGGGGAGATGAAGCAGGAGATCAGAAAGCGGCTGGAAAAGTATCACATTCACCATTCCACGCTGGAGGTCGAGTGCGAAGAATGCAAACACTGTTCGATCATGGAGCCGGTCAACGGGCACAGGGAATAA
- a CDS encoding LysE family transporter, whose translation MDTSVFIQGMIIGLTLAVPVGPIALLCIQRAIADGRLHGIISGIGVATADSFYAGVTFFGLTAISGLFIAYQFSLRLAAGLVLILVGIRIFLTIPAPLSVKTEHETYFKDYLSMVVIAIANPLTLIFFVAILPGFGVVFHENSVLSATEFVGGVFFGSTLWWIVLCGSIGSVRSRISAGHLKLINRISGLLIVCFGVGMMILLALPHVQ comes from the coding sequence GTGGATACCAGCGTATTTATCCAGGGAATGATCATCGGTCTCACCCTTGCCGTACCGGTTGGTCCGATTGCTCTCCTGTGCATCCAGCGGGCGATTGCCGATGGCAGGCTCCATGGGATCATATCGGGAATCGGTGTGGCAACCGCAGATTCTTTTTATGCCGGAGTCACCTTCTTCGGCCTGACCGCCATTTCCGGGCTGTTCATCGCCTACCAGTTCTCCCTCCGTCTTGCAGCCGGTCTGGTTCTTATCCTGGTGGGAATACGAATCTTCCTCACGATACCTGCACCCCTGAGCGTGAAAACCGAGCACGAGACATACTTTAAGGATTACCTGTCAATGGTGGTCATTGCGATTGCAAATCCCCTGACACTTATCTTCTTTGTTGCCATCCTGCCCGGCTTTGGCGTGGTATTTCATGAAAATTCTGTTCTTTCCGCAACGGAGTTTGTTGGCGGGGTGTTTTTCGGTTCGACACTCTGGTGGATCGTTCTCTGTGGCTCTATTGGCTCCGTGCGTTCCCGCATCAGTGCCGGGCACCTGAAGCTGATCAACCGGATATCCGGATTGCTGATTGTCTGCTTTGGTGTGGGGATGATGATCCTGCTCGCACTGCCTCACGTGCAGTGA
- a CDS encoding VWA domain-containing protein, whose amino-acid sequence MVVERRFLVIFCLVLLIGSAAALDLSPSTISSSNPGWLIANDGNDQSTISVDALAAGTPATPVMGATVTFSLDSGSQDLGTISPVTPASVQTGADGKATAVFTTSKKSGNATIIASISYNDGSTTSVQVSTFQRIDHDTPQGATFENPAALPVGSITRVNVTLVDRWGNRIDNKNTAETIRLTMADEGGAGLQEGLNYISLKTYSMDAEGNVSADLRISTTVKSNYIQMDPIGNIVVPPAAYILGVAESEPHYIAQTPASPGSSLPADGDPAHAVEIYYTVTDKYHNPITGASVYCDSTDGMSVTAPTNTWGRLRISFGPKETTGIYSLRAIPLGNTSAVCTGINAGTVGNCSQDIEYYNTDPVDLTFTGNPQSMASLDVDPSTRAVLKARVIDIKGNPVSGEVVHFSLADATYPGPWPYVNTTFPSLSALSAPVDDASGYATVEFSPGAFKTYDIAGYNATATGQVVVTATWTNQSGVAFTRDITLVWKNYPYVGTSSLGDCGNSQVGDKINITIRLFGDGAALMPKPIDAELVIDKSLSMNGAMDGQTRLYWAKQAATTFVGKMNPASDQVGLVSYSTSASVDSNLSTVFSDVTNGINNIQPVMYTGTRSALKTAIEDVVAHRNPNPKTIQAIILMSDGEYNYYGDPLARGTGYDATHTDGGGRYYTWTSTYITRHTYFSGLGGSVNVNNANVFTNQNMSRYAQENTIRIYTISFGSDISSTSETWKTMEILSNATGGQHFHASTGSELIDVYTTIAGQLQETAGGETQVDLDFGTVNINDNPDLDITDYMDYEYHEGYSTYINKSNITKYGVYNQLFSETRNDEAAWNSRTMAFDVGTIKLNETWSATFQLNMTKAGNINLFGLGSSTLSFTDAATGETQTGFIPAMQCRVRESIVNTGFGSKTLRVDNLSFVEGVNPDPNAWTVKWNTTYDGDKTVQEAILYRVTGDPQWKTVPGGLVFISSKVFEVTNQNTLSTSDTALWPPGKCFDIQIVAGAEDANAAITNQITKCKALPGGTIFIKLE is encoded by the coding sequence ATGGTAGTGGAACGAAGATTTTTAGTAATTTTCTGTCTTGTTCTGCTCATAGGTTCTGCAGCTGCACTTGACCTTTCTCCGTCAACCATCAGCAGCAGCAATCCGGGCTGGCTCATCGCAAATGATGGGAATGACCAATCGACGATCAGCGTTGATGCACTGGCGGCGGGCACCCCCGCAACTCCCGTCATGGGTGCAACCGTCACCTTCTCTCTTGATTCTGGTTCTCAGGATTTGGGCACGATCTCTCCGGTAACCCCGGCATCTGTCCAAACCGGTGCTGATGGTAAAGCAACCGCAGTCTTCACGACAAGCAAAAAAAGCGGTAATGCCACCATAATTGCATCCATCTCTTATAACGATGGTAGTACAACTTCGGTTCAGGTCTCCACGTTCCAGCGGATCGATCACGATACGCCCCAGGGGGCAACTTTTGAAAACCCTGCCGCGTTACCGGTAGGTTCAATAACCCGGGTAAATGTCACCCTTGTCGATCGCTGGGGCAATCGCATAGATAATAAAAATACTGCAGAAACCATCCGTCTCACTATGGCGGATGAAGGTGGCGCAGGATTACAGGAGGGTCTGAATTATATTTCCCTGAAAACCTATTCAATGGATGCAGAGGGCAACGTATCTGCCGATCTCAGGATATCTACCACGGTGAAAAGTAATTATATCCAGATGGATCCTATCGGAAATATCGTGGTTCCCCCGGCCGCGTATATTCTGGGTGTGGCGGAAAGTGAACCCCATTATATTGCGCAGACCCCAGCCAGTCCCGGTTCAAGCCTTCCTGCAGACGGGGACCCGGCACACGCCGTAGAAATTTATTACACCGTGACCGATAAATACCACAACCCGATAACCGGGGCATCCGTATATTGCGATTCAACAGATGGTATGAGCGTGACTGCACCCACAAATACCTGGGGGCGGTTAAGAATCTCTTTTGGCCCGAAAGAAACGACCGGTATTTATTCCCTCAGGGCGATCCCTCTCGGGAATACAAGCGCTGTGTGCACGGGAATAAATGCCGGAACTGTCGGGAATTGCAGCCAGGATATTGAATATTACAATACCGATCCTGTAGACCTGACATTTACCGGAAATCCGCAGTCTATGGCGAGTCTTGATGTAGATCCCTCGACCCGGGCCGTTCTTAAGGCACGGGTGATTGATATCAAGGGGAACCCGGTAAGCGGTGAGGTTGTCCACTTTTCGCTTGCTGATGCCACCTATCCCGGGCCCTGGCCCTATGTTAATACTACCTTCCCCAGTCTCTCTGCCTTATCAGCGCCTGTGGATGATGCCAGCGGATATGCAACCGTAGAGTTCAGCCCGGGAGCATTCAAAACATATGATATTGCGGGATATAATGCCACAGCCACCGGGCAGGTTGTTGTGACAGCAACGTGGACGAACCAGTCCGGTGTCGCATTTACCCGGGATATCACGCTGGTCTGGAAGAATTATCCCTACGTCGGCACTTCATCATTAGGAGACTGTGGGAACTCCCAGGTGGGGGACAAGATTAACATCACCATACGACTTTTTGGCGATGGCGCGGCGCTCATGCCAAAACCCATCGACGCAGAACTGGTAATTGACAAGTCGTTGAGTATGAATGGGGCAATGGATGGTCAGACAAGATTGTACTGGGCAAAGCAGGCAGCTACTACCTTCGTCGGGAAAATGAACCCGGCATCAGATCAGGTAGGACTGGTCTCATACAGTACCAGTGCCAGTGTTGATTCTAACCTGTCAACGGTTTTTAGTGACGTTACTAACGGCATCAATAATATACAGCCGGTTATGTACACCGGTACGCGCTCCGCGCTCAAAACCGCGATTGAGGATGTGGTTGCACACAGAAATCCGAACCCCAAGACAATCCAGGCTATTATCCTGATGTCGGATGGAGAATACAATTACTACGGGGATCCTTTGGCACGGGGAACCGGATATGATGCAACTCATACAGATGGTGGTGGCCGTTACTATACCTGGACCTCGACATACATTACTCGTCACACCTATTTTTCCGGACTGGGTGGTTCTGTCAATGTCAATAATGCGAATGTATTCACCAACCAGAACATGTCCCGTTACGCCCAGGAAAACACAATCCGAATCTACACGATTTCATTTGGTTCCGATATTTCCAGTACATCGGAAACCTGGAAAACAATGGAAATTCTTTCGAATGCTACCGGAGGTCAACACTTCCATGCATCAACCGGATCGGAGCTGATCGATGTCTACACAACTATTGCCGGGCAGCTGCAGGAAACGGCAGGTGGCGAGACTCAGGTAGATCTGGATTTCGGGACCGTAAACATCAATGACAACCCGGACCTTGACATTACGGATTATATGGATTATGAGTACCACGAGGGGTACTCGACATACATCAACAAATCCAACATCACCAAGTATGGTGTCTACAATCAGCTTTTCAGTGAAACCCGTAACGATGAAGCTGCCTGGAATAGCCGTACCATGGCCTTTGATGTCGGCACGATCAAGCTGAACGAAACATGGAGTGCAACCTTCCAACTGAACATGACCAAGGCAGGGAATATCAACCTGTTTGGCCTCGGCAGTTCAACCCTGTCGTTTACCGATGCGGCAACGGGTGAGACCCAGACGGGGTTCATTCCTGCCATGCAGTGCAGGGTCCGGGAGAGTATCGTGAATACCGGTTTTGGCAGCAAAACGCTCCGGGTAGATAATCTCTCATTCGTTGAAGGGGTAAATCCTGATCCGAATGCCTGGACGGTAAAGTGGAACACTACCTATGATGGCGATAAAACCGTTCAGGAAGCGATCCTGTACCGGGTGACGGGAGATCCGCAATGGAAGACCGTCCCCGGCGGACTGGTATTCATCTCTTCCAAGGTGTTCGAAGTAACGAATCAAAATACCCTGTCCACATCGGATACAGCGTTATGGCCCCCGGGAAAATGCTTTGACATACAGATCGTGGCAGGTGCAGAGGATGCGAATGCAGCGATAACGAACCAGATCACAAAATGCAAAGCATTACCCGGCGGTACGATATTTATCAAACTCGAATAA
- the hisG gene encoding ATP phosphoribosyltransferase codes for MITIALPKGSLEAQTLQLFKEADLEVKRTDRDYNPRIADERIGKIKILRPQEIPTYVEKGYFDIGISGLDWVNETNSDVVEVANLSYSKTGEGNVKIVIAVHRDEPIENVSQIRPNSRVTTEYPELTRKFFEDLKIPVQMFHSFGASEAKVPDLMDVVVDLTETGTTLRKNGLKIIGQIMESHTVICANRASWADPVKRREIEEIRTLLFGVIEARNKVLLTMNVPSASMERIVAALPAMKKPTVSQLHGIDYYSIQTVVQKNIVNQLIPRLKACGAEDILEIPISKIVP; via the coding sequence ATGATTACCATCGCACTCCCGAAAGGCAGCCTCGAGGCGCAGACACTCCAGCTCTTCAAGGAGGCAGACCTTGAGGTCAAGCGCACGGACCGCGATTACAATCCCCGCATCGCTGACGAGCGTATCGGCAAGATCAAGATCCTGCGCCCGCAGGAGATCCCCACGTATGTTGAGAAGGGGTACTTCGATATAGGGATATCCGGCCTCGACTGGGTGAACGAGACCAACTCGGATGTCGTGGAGGTGGCCAACCTCTCGTACAGCAAGACCGGGGAGGGCAACGTGAAGATCGTGATCGCGGTCCACCGCGATGAGCCGATCGAGAATGTCTCCCAGATCCGGCCGAACAGCCGGGTGACCACGGAATATCCCGAGCTCACGAGGAAGTTTTTTGAGGATCTGAAAATCCCCGTCCAGATGTTTCATTCATTCGGTGCATCGGAGGCAAAAGTGCCCGATCTCATGGACGTTGTTGTCGACCTGACAGAGACCGGCACCACACTGCGCAAGAACGGGCTGAAGATCATCGGGCAGATCATGGAGTCCCACACGGTGATCTGTGCCAACAGGGCAAGCTGGGCAGACCCGGTGAAGCGCCGGGAGATCGAGGAGATAAGGACGCTGCTCTTCGGCGTAATTGAAGCGAGAAACAAGGTGCTCCTGACCATGAACGTCCCTTCCGCATCCATGGAACGGATCGTTGCAGCCCTGCCGGCGATGAAGAAGCCGACGGTGAGCCAGCTTCACGGGATTGACTATTACAGTATCCAGACCGTTGTGCAGAAGAACATAGTCAACCAGCTGATCCCCCGGCTCAAGGCCTGCGGGGCTGAAGATATCCTGGAGATCCCGATATCGAAGATTGTGCCGTAA